The Desulfurella amilsii DNA window TTTAATAATATACCAGTAAAAACAACATACACAAAAACCATTGATACCCAAGTTAATAATTTTGTGCAGCACTACACTGTTAACGTAGTACCAACTATTGAGCCACAACAAGAAGTTATTTTGTATACAATAACAGTTAGTTGGATTTACAAAGGTCAAACATATTACCACGCTCAAAATACAGCGGTGCATTTATGAAAAAAGGTTTTACGCTAATAGAAATTTTAGTTGCACTTTTTATTACAATCATTGCTTTGTCTATTGGATACTTCACATACATCAAAATTATGAAGGGCTCTTTATTCCAATCTAGTATAAGCAGCTC harbors:
- a CDS encoding prepilin-type N-terminal cleavage/methylation domain-containing protein, with amino-acid sequence MVSVNNKAFTIIEAIIALFILLIVVLGLLYSLNLSINVNMQNTLRNHALRIAQSQTDEILNNAFNNIPVKTTYTKTIDTQVNNFVQHYTVNVVPTIEPQQEVILYTITVSWIYKGQTYYHAQNTAVHL